A stretch of Desulfotalea psychrophila LSv54 DNA encodes these proteins:
- a CDS encoding DVU0298 family protein yields the protein MSRIALKKKLAAELPSAPFSKLGEILSPYKEQQLLNPLFSFICSVDEVLRWRAVSAFGIIVPRIAEKNIESARMIMRRFLWSLNDESGGIGWGAPESMAEIMCFHEGLRGEYLHMLLSYLREDGDEPFQDGNQLELPQLQQGALWGVGRLAEKYPDLLREEDIIADLLPYLDSGDLQVVGLALRIFYFLKEPLSVRFREKCLESTEIIRVYEDGEFSDISLGSIVESFLSL from the coding sequence ATGTCTAGAATAGCACTGAAGAAAAAACTGGCAGCAGAGTTACCAAGCGCTCCATTTTCTAAGTTAGGAGAAATTCTCTCCCCATATAAAGAGCAACAGCTTTTAAATCCCCTCTTTTCATTTATCTGCAGTGTTGACGAGGTACTTCGTTGGCGAGCCGTAAGCGCTTTTGGTATTATTGTCCCTCGTATTGCTGAGAAAAACATTGAGTCTGCCCGGATGATTATGAGAAGGTTTTTGTGGAGCCTTAACGATGAATCGGGTGGTATTGGCTGGGGGGCCCCGGAATCCATGGCGGAGATTATGTGCTTCCATGAGGGTCTTCGCGGAGAATATCTGCATATGTTGCTCTCCTATCTACGTGAAGATGGGGATGAACCCTTTCAGGATGGCAATCAACTTGAACTGCCTCAATTGCAACAGGGAGCATTGTGGGGGGTGGGGCGTTTGGCTGAAAAATATCCTGATCTCCTGCGGGAAGAGGATATTATTGCTGATCTTTTGCCCTATCTTGATTCCGGGGATCTGCAGGTGGTAGGTCTTGCCTTGCGGATCTTTTACTTCCTGAAAGAGCCACTGTCGGTAAGGTTTAGAGAGAAGTGCCTGGAGAGTACTGAGATAATCAGGGTCTATGAGGATGGTGAATTCTCTGATATTTCTCTGGGGAGCATCGTCGAATCGTTCTTATCTCTATAG
- a CDS encoding DUF4388 domain-containing protein yields MEKQTIDGIFVLREEDDCPLYSARQEFCAREGQIVLPVSKSACPALADLLLELRSLKSKEQRAGHHIVNSAVYFDCRGSGCEGFACFELRKEREKFLTPQMKMLAAAERRSELTNDSDFSRVISELDIFKVLSESDLAEVKTLFELREYSPHSPIISQGALRPHLSILLSGRVEIVDADGQQLTELGAGDIFGLSALFSGNPVVATIVPLEACRVGEMTQENFYYLLKMFPDLYSPLYKLVANYIALITRKRAQAPALQGQLADMAFPEICQLLYSTKKTGRMEIDGPGLVDAWLSFSEGELVAASYNDLLDRDAFNALLGLDSGRFCFIQGLSAEEKDLKPIDSFMKLLFDGARRLDENSESLSEA; encoded by the coding sequence ATGGAAAAGCAAACTATAGATGGCATCTTTGTTCTAAGAGAAGAAGATGATTGTCCCCTCTATAGTGCTCGCCAAGAGTTTTGTGCGCGGGAGGGACAAATAGTCCTTCCCGTGAGCAAGTCTGCCTGTCCAGCCCTGGCCGATCTGCTTTTAGAGCTTCGCTCTTTGAAGAGCAAAGAGCAGAGAGCGGGACATCATATTGTCAATAGTGCCGTTTATTTTGATTGTCGGGGTAGTGGCTGTGAAGGTTTTGCCTGTTTTGAACTTAGAAAGGAGAGGGAAAAATTTCTTACTCCCCAGATGAAGATGCTTGCCGCAGCTGAGCGTCGTTCTGAACTAACGAATGATTCAGATTTTAGCAGGGTGATATCTGAGTTAGATATATTTAAAGTCCTCTCGGAGAGCGATTTGGCAGAGGTGAAAACTCTGTTTGAGTTGCGAGAGTATTCTCCTCATTCTCCTATTATCTCCCAAGGCGCTCTGCGTCCTCACTTGAGCATCCTCCTTTCAGGTCGTGTCGAGATTGTTGATGCAGATGGTCAGCAGCTGACAGAACTTGGTGCTGGAGATATCTTTGGTTTGTCTGCCCTCTTTTCTGGTAATCCTGTAGTAGCTACGATTGTGCCTTTGGAGGCCTGTCGGGTGGGGGAGATGACTCAGGAGAATTTCTATTATCTCCTCAAGATGTTTCCTGATCTCTATTCCCCCTTATATAAATTGGTAGCGAATTATATAGCCCTTATCACCCGTAAAAGAGCTCAGGCTCCAGCCCTGCAGGGGCAACTTGCTGATATGGCTTTTCCGGAGATCTGCCAACTCTTGTACTCTACAAAAAAAACTGGTCGGATGGAGATAGATGGGCCGGGACTTGTCGATGCTTGGCTGAGTTTTAGTGAGGGGGAGTTGGTGGCTGCCAGCTATAATGATCTGTTGGACAGAGATGCCTTCAACGCTTTGCTGGGTCTGGATAGTGGCCGATTCTGCTTTATTCAGGGTTTATCTGCAGAGGAAAAAGATTTAAAACCCATAGATAGTTTTATGAAATTGTTATTTGATGGTGCGCGTAGGCTTGATGAAAATTCTGAATCTCTGTCGGAGGCTTAA
- the thiC gene encoding phosphomethylpyrimidine synthase ThiC, with the protein MSIREDAQQGKVTPLFEQCAAVESMSVERLMAGVSDGTIAITKNKNHAFSKVIAIGAGTSTKVNANLGSSKDINSLEEELKKLAVAIKAGADTIMDLSMGGDLQKIRQEILKNCSVPLGTVPIYQVAAEVVAAGKEIVDMTVERMFEVIEQQAKDGVDFMTIHCGINRHLQERLKNQPRTMGVVSRGGSFTLDWMNHHKRENPMYEYFDDLLAILKEHEVTLSLGDGIRPGCLADATDRNQIQELITLGELTERAWAAGVQVIVEGPGHMPLNQIKANVLLQKQMCKGAPFYVLGPLVTDIAPGYDHITGAIGGAIAASAGADYLCYVTPAEHLKLPNCSDVHEGVIASKIAAHAADIVKGLPGAIEKDNAMAKCRKELDWKGQIELSIDPAKSAQYRHEGGGDATDACSMCGEFCALKVFERSQK; encoded by the coding sequence ATGTCCATTAGAGAAGATGCCCAACAGGGTAAAGTCACCCCCTTATTTGAGCAATGCGCCGCCGTAGAATCAATGTCTGTAGAGAGGTTGATGGCTGGCGTCAGCGATGGAACCATCGCTATAACTAAGAATAAGAATCATGCGTTTTCTAAGGTTATAGCTATTGGTGCGGGTACCTCGACCAAGGTTAATGCTAACCTGGGTTCATCTAAAGATATCAATAGTTTGGAAGAAGAGCTGAAAAAGTTGGCTGTTGCCATAAAAGCTGGTGCTGATACCATTATGGATCTCTCCATGGGTGGTGATCTGCAGAAGATACGCCAGGAAATATTGAAGAATTGTTCTGTCCCTTTGGGAACAGTGCCTATCTATCAGGTTGCCGCTGAGGTCGTCGCTGCAGGAAAAGAAATTGTCGACATGACCGTTGAGCGCATGTTTGAGGTGATTGAGCAACAGGCTAAGGATGGTGTTGATTTTATGACCATTCACTGTGGCATCAATCGTCACCTGCAGGAGCGTCTTAAAAATCAACCTCGTACCATGGGTGTTGTCAGTCGTGGCGGTTCTTTTACCCTGGATTGGATGAATCACCATAAGCGTGAGAATCCAATGTATGAATATTTTGATGACCTTCTTGCTATTTTGAAAGAGCATGAGGTAACCTTGAGTCTGGGGGATGGTATTCGCCCCGGTTGTCTTGCCGATGCAACTGATCGTAACCAAATTCAGGAGCTTATTACTCTCGGTGAGCTTACCGAACGGGCCTGGGCTGCTGGTGTTCAGGTGATTGTTGAGGGCCCCGGTCATATGCCACTGAATCAGATTAAGGCAAATGTTCTTCTGCAAAAGCAGATGTGTAAGGGTGCTCCTTTTTATGTGCTTGGGCCACTGGTAACAGATATTGCTCCAGGTTATGATCATATTACCGGGGCCATTGGTGGCGCTATTGCCGCCTCTGCCGGTGCCGATTATCTCTGTTATGTGACACCTGCTGAGCATCTGAAATTACCGAACTGTTCCGATGTGCATGAGGGGGTTATTGCCTCTAAGATTGCAGCTCATGCAGCAGATATTGTTAAGGGCTTGCCCGGTGCTATTGAAAAAGATAATGCCATGGCTAAATGTCGCAAGGAACTTGACTGGAAGGGTCAAATTGAACTTTCTATTGATCCTGCAAAATCTGCCCAATACCGTCATGAAGGTGGTGGTGATGCCACCGATGCCTGCTCCATGTGTGGCGAGTTTTGTGCCTTAAAAGTTTTTGAGCGATCACAAAAATAG
- a CDS encoding shikimate kinase, with translation MIQKKSNIILIGMPGSGKSTVGVILAKTLGMEFVDTDILIQSAENRTLQTIVDNEGHIVLREIEERVLLTVDHKKHIVATGGSAAYSEAAMLHLKEDGIIVFLHADLAALCARIHNYETRGIAKRPEQSFDDLFAERLALYKKYADITILSSEISQDDVVETVIREVEKYDFRAEKS, from the coding sequence ATGATACAAAAAAAATCAAATATCATTCTTATCGGCATGCCCGGCTCCGGCAAAAGCACTGTTGGCGTCATCCTCGCCAAAACCCTGGGTATGGAATTCGTTGACACAGATATCCTTATTCAGTCTGCTGAGAACAGAACCCTGCAAACTATCGTTGATAATGAGGGACATATCGTGCTCAGGGAGATAGAAGAGAGGGTCCTCTTAACCGTTGATCACAAGAAACATATCGTCGCCACCGGTGGCAGCGCTGCCTATAGCGAAGCTGCCATGCTCCACCTCAAGGAGGATGGTATTATTGTTTTTCTCCATGCAGACCTCGCTGCCCTCTGCGCACGAATACATAACTACGAAACCCGTGGCATTGCCAAGAGACCCGAGCAGAGCTTTGACGATCTCTTTGCTGAGAGACTCGCCCTCTATAAAAAATATGCTGATATCACCATCCTCAGCTCTGAAATTTCACAGGACGACGTGGTAGAGACGGTGATAAGAGAGGTTGAAAAATATGACTTCCGGGCAGAAAAGTCTTAA
- a CDS encoding nitrous oxide-stimulated promoter family protein — protein sequence MKKAGKRIKREKRAVGLMIQLYCRHNHPGHEGICAECAELLAYAHKRLDGCKYGEDKTTCGKCRTHCYRPEMRMKICKVMRYSGPRMLFRHPLIALGHIFAGLRKPRDPSHSS from the coding sequence ATGAAAAAGGCAGGCAAGCGCATCAAAAGAGAAAAGCGAGCAGTAGGTTTAATGATTCAACTCTACTGCCGACATAACCATCCTGGCCATGAGGGTATCTGTGCCGAATGCGCTGAGCTTCTCGCCTATGCCCATAAACGACTCGACGGCTGTAAATACGGGGAAGATAAAACTACATGTGGAAAATGCCGAACTCATTGCTATCGGCCTGAAATGCGAATGAAAATCTGCAAGGTCATGCGCTATTCCGGCCCACGCATGCTGTTTCGCCATCCTCTTATTGCTCTTGGCCATATCTTTGCCGGATTACGAAAACCACGTGACCCATCACACTCTTCGTAA
- a CDS encoding TIGR01777 family oxidoreductase has product MKILLSGSSGLVGTALLERLFQDGHSITCLKRQKAGSDKKIWNTDRLTDDTFDAVIHLAGDSIVGGRWTKGKKQRIRDSRILGTRELVQFLGKLTTPPKVFCCASAVGYYGSRGDTVLTESSPKGTGFLADICRDWEEEAGKIASRGCRVVNLRFGMILSPRGGALQKMLPAFRLGLGGKVGNGQQIISWVSIRDIEEIVPFILAHSEIEGPVNVVSPQSTTNAELGKNLGKILSKPTFMVLPRLMASIIAGSEITQEMLLASTKASPQKLVAAGYEFRDKSLNKTLLFCLEKNA; this is encoded by the coding sequence ATGAAAATTCTTCTCTCTGGCTCCTCTGGCCTGGTGGGAACTGCCCTTTTAGAAAGGCTTTTCCAGGATGGCCACAGTATTACCTGTCTCAAGAGACAAAAGGCCGGATCGGACAAAAAAATCTGGAACACAGACAGACTAACAGACGATACTTTTGATGCTGTCATTCATCTGGCAGGGGATAGCATTGTAGGGGGCCGATGGACCAAAGGCAAAAAACAGCGCATACGTGATAGCCGTATCCTTGGCACAAGAGAACTTGTCCAATTTCTCGGTAAACTAACTACCCCACCAAAGGTTTTTTGCTGTGCCTCGGCGGTTGGCTACTACGGCAGTAGAGGCGACACCGTTCTGACAGAAAGTAGCCCCAAGGGCACAGGCTTTCTAGCCGATATCTGTCGCGACTGGGAGGAGGAGGCAGGTAAAATTGCAAGCCGAGGCTGTCGAGTCGTAAACCTTCGCTTTGGCATGATACTCAGCCCAAGGGGCGGTGCCCTACAGAAAATGCTACCCGCCTTTCGCTTGGGACTTGGCGGGAAAGTTGGCAATGGCCAACAGATTATCAGCTGGGTGAGCATCCGTGATATAGAGGAGATAGTGCCCTTTATCCTTGCCCATAGCGAGATAGAAGGGCCTGTAAATGTCGTTTCTCCACAGTCCACGACCAATGCAGAGCTGGGCAAGAACTTGGGAAAGATACTAAGCAAACCCACCTTTATGGTCCTGCCCAGACTTATGGCCTCAATAATTGCCGGCAGTGAAATAACCCAGGAGATGCTTCTGGCAAGCACCAAGGCTAGTCCGCAAAAATTAGTGGCGGCAGGCTATGAATTCCGCGACAAAAGTCTGAACAAGACCCTCCTCTTTTGTCTGGAAAAGAACGCTTAA
- a CDS encoding phosphoribosylaminoimidazolesuccinocarboxamide synthase: MTEAMLTTDFPQLNLVHSGKVRDMYAIPGHDDKLLMVATDRISAYDVILSAIPGKGAILTQLSLFWFDLLADIVDNHMITADVTEYPEACAPYAEQLRGRSILVKRTKPLPIECIVRGYISGSFWKAYQQDTNVCGFQLPEGMQESDKFPEPIFTPSTKAELGDHDENISFERMQEIVGVEKAEQIARISKALYTRAADYARTKGVIIADTKFELGEVDGKIILIDEVLTPDSSRFWAADKYEPGKSQESFDKQYLRDYLSSLDWDKNPPAPPLPEEIIVKTKARYDEAVERITGK, encoded by the coding sequence ATGACAGAAGCTATGTTGACAACAGATTTCCCACAGTTGAACCTTGTACACAGTGGTAAGGTTCGTGATATGTATGCAATTCCTGGGCATGATGATAAGTTGCTTATGGTTGCAACCGATAGAATCTCAGCCTATGATGTTATCCTCAGCGCTATTCCAGGTAAGGGTGCTATTCTTACCCAGTTATCTCTTTTTTGGTTTGATCTGCTTGCTGACATAGTAGATAACCATATGATTACTGCCGATGTTACGGAGTATCCTGAGGCCTGTGCCCCCTATGCGGAGCAATTGCGCGGTCGTTCTATTCTGGTTAAAAGAACAAAGCCTCTGCCCATCGAATGTATTGTTCGTGGTTATATTTCAGGTTCTTTTTGGAAGGCCTATCAGCAAGATACCAATGTTTGTGGTTTTCAGCTTCCTGAGGGAATGCAGGAGTCTGATAAATTTCCCGAGCCGATCTTTACCCCTTCTACTAAGGCAGAGCTTGGTGATCACGACGAAAATATCTCTTTTGAGCGTATGCAGGAAATTGTCGGCGTCGAAAAAGCTGAACAAATTGCCCGGATCAGTAAGGCGCTTTATACCCGTGCCGCAGATTATGCCCGTACTAAGGGTGTTATTATTGCCGATACAAAATTTGAGCTTGGCGAAGTAGATGGTAAGATTATCCTTATCGATGAGGTGCTTACCCCTGATTCTTCTCGTTTTTGGGCAGCGGATAAGTATGAGCCCGGTAAGAGTCAGGAAAGTTTTGATAAGCAGTATTTGCGCGATTATCTTTCAAGTCTTGACTGGGATAAGAATCCGCCTGCACCTCCTCTGCCAGAGGAGATTATTGTCAAAACCAAGGCTCGTTATGACGAGGCAGTAGAGAGAATTACTGGAAAGTAA
- a CDS encoding sigma-70 family RNA polymerase sigma factor: MELSLVQTELKEKLLETGKKEGCISFDALNKLIPDDVKDPTAIEKIFNFLGAHGIEIVTIEKSGEKRTLSGEIWEKSEVDLELEIEDGAALSGDEESHESEETTTTYLREMGRFDLLTPEEEAKYSKTIRQGFEAIIFAIRGDRSGVQEMVVLCERIDLWEKRDPTLKPKKQQLNFMRYSVTSASKKYPEIRELFELQAKLEAYSRSIEVAKDTMIRANLRLVVSIAKRYMHQGLTLADLIQEGNLGLMRAVFRFDYTKGNKFSTYASWWIRQAITRAILDKTRTIRLPVHFLELRSQFFKAFYALFKELGREPTPLEISKTTNLPMDKILSILEASREPISLETPVGDDDSTLGDFLENQESQSPYEAVQNRELSGRVTEILSTLSDREEKIIRLRFGIGEKAEYTLEEIGKRFNVSRERIRQIEKKALNRLRHSSRRDKLKFFVD; the protein is encoded by the coding sequence ATGGAGTTGTCTCTGGTGCAAACTGAACTGAAAGAAAAGTTACTCGAAACTGGCAAGAAAGAAGGATGTATTAGTTTTGATGCGCTAAACAAATTAATACCCGATGATGTTAAAGATCCTACCGCGATAGAAAAAATATTTAATTTTCTTGGCGCTCACGGTATTGAAATTGTAACGATAGAAAAATCAGGTGAGAAACGGACCCTGTCAGGTGAGATTTGGGAAAAAAGTGAGGTAGATCTTGAGCTGGAGATCGAAGATGGGGCTGCACTTTCCGGCGATGAAGAGTCCCATGAGTCTGAGGAGACGACGACCACTTATCTACGTGAAATGGGTCGTTTTGATTTGCTTACTCCCGAGGAAGAGGCAAAGTACAGCAAGACCATTCGTCAGGGTTTTGAAGCGATTATATTTGCCATTCGTGGAGATAGATCAGGCGTTCAAGAAATGGTTGTTCTCTGCGAACGTATTGATCTGTGGGAAAAGCGTGATCCTACTCTTAAGCCTAAAAAACAGCAGCTTAACTTCATGCGTTACAGTGTAACGAGTGCCTCTAAGAAGTACCCGGAGATTAGGGAACTTTTTGAGCTTCAGGCAAAGTTAGAGGCGTATAGCAGGTCTATTGAAGTGGCAAAGGATACCATGATTCGTGCGAATCTGCGTTTGGTGGTTTCTATTGCTAAGAGATACATGCATCAGGGCCTTACCCTTGCCGACCTTATTCAAGAGGGTAATCTTGGCTTGATGCGAGCAGTTTTTCGCTTTGATTATACCAAGGGAAATAAATTTTCTACCTACGCAAGTTGGTGGATTCGTCAGGCAATTACCCGGGCGATTCTTGATAAGACCAGAACGATTCGTCTCCCTGTTCATTTTCTTGAGCTGAGGAGCCAGTTTTTTAAGGCATTTTATGCCCTGTTTAAAGAGCTTGGCCGTGAACCTACTCCGCTTGAGATCTCTAAGACCACCAATTTGCCCATGGATAAGATCTTATCTATTCTTGAGGCATCTCGTGAACCTATCTCTCTTGAGACTCCGGTGGGGGATGATGACTCGACCTTGGGTGATTTTCTTGAAAATCAGGAATCTCAATCTCCCTATGAGGCAGTGCAGAATCGTGAGCTGTCCGGGCGGGTAACTGAAATTCTCTCTACCCTTAGTGATAGGGAAGAAAAAATTATTCGTCTTCGCTTTGGTATTGGTGAAAAAGCTGAATATACCCTGGAAGAAATAGGTAAACGTTTCAATGTTTCCCGTGAACGTATTCGTCAAATTGAAAAGAAGGCCCTTAATCGTCTTCGTCATTCGAGTAGGCGAGATAAATTGAAATTTTTTGTTGATTGA
- a CDS encoding superoxide dismutase, Ni, with product MKYLGKDFLLILTVLAGMFMGPSWSGAHCQLPCGIYNDNARVQAMLEDAATVEKATVLIAQLAGKTDAQSQNQLVRWVMNKEDHAQRVIETIGDYFLTQRVKASQKDYRERLVKHHAVIVAAMQAKQHADVRYARDLSASIRALLVYYPEDKH from the coding sequence ATGAAGTATTTGGGGAAAGATTTTTTGCTAATTCTTACTGTGTTGGCGGGTATGTTTATGGGGCCTTCGTGGAGTGGCGCTCACTGTCAACTACCCTGTGGCATTTATAACGATAATGCCCGCGTGCAGGCGATGCTTGAAGATGCCGCCACCGTAGAAAAGGCAACAGTATTAATTGCTCAGTTGGCCGGTAAAACCGATGCGCAATCTCAAAATCAACTTGTGCGTTGGGTGATGAATAAGGAAGATCATGCTCAGCGTGTGATTGAAACGATAGGTGATTATTTCTTGACCCAGCGGGTAAAGGCGAGCCAGAAAGATTATAGGGAGAGACTTGTTAAGCATCATGCGGTTATTGTTGCCGCCATGCAGGCAAAGCAACATGCTGATGTGAGGTATGCCCGGGATCTTAGTGCTAGCATAAGGGCTCTGCTTGTCTACTATCCCGAAGATAAGCACTGA
- a CDS encoding SpoIIAA family protein, whose amino-acid sequence MIEKIADLPEGTIGFKMTGKITKDDYEKVVNPAIECGLIENNRLKMLCQMGPEFDGYTSGAAWDDTQLGLKHWKGFERLAIVSDVPWVKTLLRAMAFTLPCPVKIFELDEYLQARLWLSESLGTVHTNFNNNGLLTVKLIGQLEPSVYENFSKELDSYFASAEPVHLLLDLRDFNGWQGLAGVIEHLHLVIQHRHVPKKIAIVGNKKWQKLAERIFSKFISAEVQYFEETRADSAQTWIQPK is encoded by the coding sequence ATGATTGAAAAAATAGCAGATCTTCCTGAAGGGACCATTGGTTTTAAGATGACAGGTAAAATAACCAAAGACGACTATGAAAAGGTCGTCAATCCTGCTATTGAATGCGGGCTTATTGAAAATAACAGACTAAAGATGCTCTGCCAGATGGGGCCAGAGTTTGATGGGTACACCTCAGGTGCCGCTTGGGACGACACCCAGCTGGGTCTTAAACACTGGAAAGGATTCGAACGTCTTGCCATCGTCTCAGACGTCCCCTGGGTCAAGACACTGCTCCGGGCAATGGCCTTCACCCTACCCTGTCCCGTAAAAATTTTTGAGCTGGATGAATATCTGCAGGCCCGGCTTTGGCTCAGTGAATCCCTGGGCACCGTCCATACAAACTTCAACAATAATGGGCTGCTGACAGTAAAGCTTATAGGCCAGCTGGAGCCATCCGTCTACGAGAACTTCAGCAAGGAGCTCGACAGCTACTTTGCATCAGCGGAGCCAGTCCACCTCCTCCTCGACCTCAGGGACTTCAATGGTTGGCAGGGCCTAGCTGGAGTGATAGAACATCTCCACCTTGTGATTCAGCATCGACACGTACCCAAAAAAATCGCCATCGTCGGCAACAAGAAATGGCAAAAGCTAGCCGAACGTATTTTCTCCAAATTTATCTCAGCCGAGGTACAGTACTTTGAAGAGACAAGGGCCGATTCTGCCCAGACATGGATACAACCTAAATAA
- a CDS encoding O-acetylhomoserine aminocarboxypropyltransferase/cysteine synthase family protein — protein MKLESLALHHGYEADKATRAATVPIYQTSSYTFENSQHGADLFDLKTPGNIYTRIMNPTTDVLEKRIAAMEGGLAALALASGMAAITCAIHNICLLGDNIVSTSQLYGGTYNLFKYLLPARGIEVRMAECDDYQAIAEAIDIKTRAIYCESIANPAGNVADIKKLAEIAHEHGIPLIVDNTVATPYLCRPIELGADVVVHSLTKYIGGHGTSLGGIIVDSGKFGWAKEAGKFPTLTEPDPSYHGLVYTEALGATAYIGRCRVALLRDTGAAISPMNSFQILQGLETLGLRMERHCENAEKLALYLGEHKEVAWVRYAALSASPYYESCQKITGGRASGILSFGLVGGFAAGIAFVDALKMILRLVNIGDAKSLACHPASTTHRQLSDSDMKASGVSSDLIRISVGIENIEDIILDVSQALDVACATT, from the coding sequence ATGAAACTTGAATCTTTGGCCCTGCATCATGGTTACGAGGCTGATAAGGCAACACGGGCCGCAACTGTTCCCATCTATCAAACAAGCTCATATACCTTTGAGAATAGTCAGCATGGTGCCGACCTTTTTGATCTTAAAACTCCGGGTAATATCTACACTCGAATTATGAATCCGACCACCGATGTGCTGGAAAAACGGATAGCAGCCATGGAGGGTGGTCTTGCCGCCCTTGCCCTAGCCTCCGGGATGGCGGCCATAACATGCGCAATTCATAATATTTGTCTGCTGGGCGATAATATTGTCAGTACTAGTCAACTCTATGGTGGTACCTACAATTTGTTTAAGTATCTGCTTCCTGCCCGTGGTATCGAAGTACGTATGGCGGAGTGCGATGACTATCAGGCCATTGCCGAGGCTATTGACATTAAAACCAGGGCGATTTACTGCGAGTCCATTGCTAATCCGGCGGGTAATGTAGCTGATATAAAAAAACTTGCGGAAATAGCTCATGAGCATGGTATTCCGCTTATTGTTGATAATACCGTGGCCACCCCCTATCTCTGTCGGCCAATAGAGCTTGGTGCCGATGTTGTGGTGCATTCATTGACAAAGTATATCGGAGGGCATGGCACCTCGCTTGGAGGGATTATTGTTGATTCCGGTAAGTTTGGTTGGGCAAAGGAGGCTGGTAAATTTCCAACTCTGACTGAGCCCGATCCCTCATATCATGGTCTGGTTTATACCGAGGCCCTTGGCGCGACTGCCTATATAGGTCGTTGTCGCGTGGCCCTATTGCGGGATACGGGGGCGGCAATTTCTCCAATGAATTCATTTCAAATTCTTCAGGGACTTGAGACTCTTGGCCTGCGTATGGAGAGGCATTGCGAAAATGCGGAGAAGCTTGCCCTCTATCTTGGGGAGCATAAAGAGGTTGCCTGGGTGAGATATGCAGCTCTTTCCGCCAGTCCCTATTATGAAAGCTGTCAAAAGATTACCGGCGGCAGGGCATCTGGTATTCTTAGCTTTGGTCTCGTGGGTGGTTTTGCTGCCGGAATTGCCTTTGTTGATGCCCTGAAGATGATTCTGCGTTTGGTCAATATTGGAGATGCCAAGTCCTTAGCCTGTCATCCTGCTTCCACCACTCATCGGCAGTTGAGCGACAGTGATATGAAGGCGAGCGGGGTCAGTAGCGATCTTATCCGTATTTCCGTGGGTATAGAAAATATCGAAGATATTATTCTTGATGTCTCTCAGGCCCTGGATGTTGCCTGCGCTACAACTTAG